A genome region from Gouania willdenowi chromosome 9, fGouWil2.1, whole genome shotgun sequence includes the following:
- the LOC114469626 gene encoding hyphal wall protein 1-like isoform X1 produces the protein MKLNVLVALCLFLLLIISNESLGTRRGKIGWLPKVFTKPSKTKPRHDSRSKESIIKKSKERSQSNQESYNQQPGGYPQQPGRGGSYPNQGGYPQQPGGYPNQGSYPQQPGGYPQQPGRGGYPNQGNYPQQPGGYPNQGHYPQQPGGYPNQGSYPQQPGGYPNQGYYPRQPGGYPNQGHYPRQPGAYPQQPYQGGYPQPGYPAGGYPHMGGHGYPWGNINHNPNNRILSPHYGSSFGYGGFGGGVGGGSPFSNSAKAMGFAPSDKSKGFGRSAAMAAAGGAVAGMALGYGLGRFPRPHFHFRSPQEEYYYNYYMYQRHSSSSSSSDINNYNRDYQHRPPPVTFHQYMEACMKRSDLLPAESPRKQKPATPSARPTTNINTTVPSVPAGGNNTTSSNTTSPTLATLHPEVHPTATDSVKVNTTSVPVTSTSNNSTATQNATSSQPQFELSKVLQPVHDLKNAASDDDDDTVSIMEIGYPALIKQMKVKRCTEMYIVYTEKHLENEKKKIPQVRGGAQGLEMDPLQGLLIEISGLLLMLLSNNMPLQMHGGFH, from the coding sequence ATGAAGCTGAACGTACTGGTCGCCCTGTGTCTGTTCCTTCTTTTGATTATTTCAAATGAGTCGCTGGGCACCCGGAGAGGAAAAATTGGCTGGTTACCAAAAGTTTTTACAAAACCCTCCAAGACTAAACCAAGACATGACTCACGGTCTAAGGAATCCATTATCAAGAAATCCAAAGAACGCTCCCAGTCCAACCAGGAGAGCTACAATCAGCAACCAGGTGGTTACCCTCAGCAGCCAGGCAGAGGAGGAAGTTACCCTAACCAAGGAGGTTACCCTCAACAACCAGGAGGTTACCCTAACCAAGGAAGTTACCCTCAACAACCAGGAGGTTACCCTCAGCAGCCAGGCAGAGGTGGTTACCCTAACCAAGGCAACTACCCCCAACAACCAGGAGGTTATCCTAACCAAGGCCACTACCCTCAACAACCAGGAGGTTACCCAAACCAAGGAAGTTACCCTCAACAACCAGGAGGTTACCCAAACCAAGGCTACTACCCTCGACAACCAGGAGGTTACCCAAACCAAGGCCACTACCCTCGACAACCAGGCGCTTACCCTCAGCAGCCATATCAAGGGGGGTACCCTCAACCAGGGTACCCGGCAGGTGGTTACCCACATATGGGAGGACATGGTTACCCTTGGGGAAACATAAACCACAACCCTAACAACAGAATCCTTAGCCCTCATTACGGAAGCAGCTTTGGTTACGGAGGCTTTGGTGGAGGCGTAGGTGGAGGTTCTCCTTTCTCCAATTCGGCAAAGGCAATGGGCTTCGCTCCATCAGATAAATCCAAAGGCTTTGGCCGCAGTGCAGCGATGGCTGCAGCAGGAGGCGCTGTGGCAGGAATGGCTCTTGGTTACGGTTTAGGACGGTTCCCTCGGCCTCATTTCCACTTCCGAAGTCCTCAGGAGGAGtattactacaactactacatGTACCAGAGgcacagcagcagtagcagctcCTCTGATATCAACAACTACAACAGAGACTACCAACACAGACCACCACCCGTGACCTTCCACCAGTACATGGAAGCCTGTATGAAGAGGTCCGACCTTCTGCCAGCAGAGAGTCCAAGGAAACAGAAACCTGCAACACCGAGTGCAAGACCTACAACAAACATCAACACAACTGttccctcagtgccagctggaGGCAACAACACAACAAGTAGCAACACAACAAGTCCTACACTGGCCACTCTTCACCCTGAAGTCCATCCTACAGCTACTGATTCTGTAAAGGTGAACACAACTTCAGTCCCAGTCACTAGCACAAGCAACAACTCAACAGCAACACAAAATGCAACATCTTCTCAGCCTCAGTTTGAGCTCAGCAAAGTACTTCAACCTGTACATGACCTCAAAAATGCTGCTagtgacgatgatgatgacacGGTTAGCATCATGGAGATTGGATATCCAGCCTTGATTAAGCAGATGAAAGTGAAGAGGTGCACAGAGATGTACATCGTCTACACTGAGAAGCATTTggagaatgagaagaagaaaatcccCCAAGTGAGAGGTGGAGCACAGGGACTGGAGATGGATCCACTACAAGGACTTCTGATTGAGATCAGTGGCCTCCTACTGATGCTACTGAGTAACAACATGCCACTGCAGATGCACGGAGGCTTTCATTAG